A DNA window from Thermosynechococcaceae cyanobacterium Okahandja contains the following coding sequences:
- a CDS encoding aspartate carbamoyltransferase catalytic subunit, with the protein MTASLQSPPQWHRRHVLSLQDFSAAELDIVLQTAASFQEVLNRRTKKVPTLQARVVANLFFESSTRTRNSFELAAKRLSADILNFAPGTSALSKGETILDTAKTLWAMGAEFMVIRHQQSGVPHTIAAEMDRLGTRVAVLNAGDGLHEHPSQALLDLFTLCQLYNPRHPRCALLQGKKIAIVGDIRHSRVARSNLYSLKAAGADVHLAGPPTLLPSEFGDYGVTLHWQLEPALIHADVVMTLRLQRERMDQHLIPSLREYHQQFGITHERLRLCQPHVRVLHPGPVNRGVELSSALLDDAQFSLVNQQVTSGVAVRMALLYLMGSYLEPSA; encoded by the coding sequence ATGACCGCATCCCTCCAGTCGCCCCCCCAATGGCACCGCCGTCATGTGCTTTCCCTACAGGACTTTAGCGCCGCCGAACTCGATATTGTCCTGCAAACCGCCGCCAGCTTTCAGGAAGTACTCAACCGCCGCACCAAAAAAGTGCCAACCCTGCAAGCAAGGGTCGTGGCCAACCTCTTTTTTGAAAGCTCCACCCGCACCCGCAACAGCTTTGAACTAGCGGCCAAGCGCCTCTCCGCCGACATTCTTAACTTTGCCCCCGGCACCTCTGCCCTCAGTAAAGGGGAAACCATTCTAGATACCGCCAAAACCCTCTGGGCCATGGGGGCAGAATTTATGGTAATTCGCCACCAACAGTCGGGGGTGCCCCACACCATTGCGGCGGAAATGGATCGCCTTGGCACTCGGGTGGCCGTCCTCAATGCCGGGGATGGTCTGCATGAGCACCCCTCCCAAGCCCTCCTCGACTTGTTTACCCTCTGCCAACTCTACAACCCCCGCCATCCCCGCTGTGCACTTTTGCAGGGAAAGAAAATTGCCATCGTCGGCGATATTCGCCATTCTCGGGTGGCGCGTTCCAACCTCTACAGCCTCAAAGCCGCCGGTGCCGATGTGCATCTTGCCGGTCCGCCGACACTGTTGCCCTCAGAGTTTGGCGACTACGGCGTAACCCTGCACTGGCAACTTGAGCCAGCGTTGATCCATGCGGATGTGGTCATGACCCTACGCCTACAGCGGGAGCGGATGGATCAGCATCTGATTCCCAGTTTGCGGGAGTACCACCAGCAGTTTGGCATTACCCACGAACGGCTGCGGCTGTGTCAGCCCCATGTGCGGGTTCTGCACCCCGGCCCGGTCAACCGCGGCGTAGAACTCAGTTCTGCCCTATTGGACGATGCCCAATTTAGCCTAGTGAACCAACAGGTCACCA
- a CDS encoding phosphoribosyltransferase family protein: MADLYINWDEYHRTIEQLAIRIHQSGWQFNQILCLAKGGLRVGDILSRLFRQPLAILAVSSYGGINNQERGHITIAQDLTMTTATLGSHVLLVDDLVDSGLSLQQTRYWLEAKYGGVIKDVRTAVLWYKAASCITPDYYVHYLPENPWIHQPFERYEQLSVTDLAATVSHCP, from the coding sequence ATGGCAGACCTCTACATCAACTGGGACGAGTACCACCGCACCATTGAACAGTTGGCCATTCGCATCCATCAATCGGGCTGGCAGTTCAACCAAATTCTTTGCCTTGCCAAGGGGGGACTACGAGTGGGCGATATTCTCAGCCGCCTCTTTCGCCAACCCCTAGCCATCTTGGCCGTGTCCTCCTACGGCGGCATCAATAACCAAGAGCGCGGCCACATTACCATTGCCCAAGACCTAACCATGACCACCGCCACCCTTGGCAGCCATGTTCTTTTGGTGGATGACCTCGTGGACTCCGGTTTGTCACTGCAACAAACCCGCTACTGGCTAGAGGCCAAGTATGGGGGTGTGATCAAAGACGTTCGCACCGCCGTGCTGTGGTACAAAGCCGCCTCCTGCATCACCCCCGATTACTACGTCCACTACCTACCCGAAAACCCGTGGATTCATCAACCCTTTGAACGCTACGAACAGTTAAGTGTTACTGACTTAGCCGCAACCGTGAGCCACTGTCCATGA
- a CDS encoding phytoene synthase — translation MLQLPRAEYAPPLIPLDEAYELCRQVTATYAKTFYLGTLLMPPAKRRAIWAIYVWCRRTDELVDGPQAATTTMATLDEWEARLEDIFAGRPHDGMDLALTATLEQYPLDIQPFRDMIAGQRMDLHRSRYETFAELELYCYRVAGTVGLMSLEVMGGNPFSDRLCSPWVDPYHAKGSLRDQAIALGIANQLTNILRDVGEDMRRGRIYLPLEDLRAFNYTEADLQRGVIDDRWRALMQFQIQRARDFYREAEVGVAYLERDARWPVWSALMLYRQILDVIERNGYDVFNRRAFVSDLRKMLFIPISWFKATF, via the coding sequence ATGCTGCAACTGCCTAGAGCCGAGTACGCCCCCCCCTTGATTCCCCTTGACGAAGCCTACGAGCTGTGCCGCCAAGTCACGGCCACCTACGCCAAGACCTTTTACCTTGGCACGTTACTCATGCCACCGGCAAAGCGGCGCGCCATCTGGGCCATCTATGTGTGGTGTCGGCGCACCGATGAACTGGTGGATGGTCCCCAAGCGGCCACGACCACCATGGCTACCCTCGATGAATGGGAAGCGCGCCTTGAGGATATTTTTGCCGGACGACCCCACGACGGCATGGATTTGGCCTTAACCGCAACGCTGGAGCAGTATCCCCTCGATATTCAGCCCTTTCGGGATATGATCGCCGGGCAGCGCATGGATCTGCACCGCAGCCGCTACGAGACCTTTGCCGAACTAGAGTTGTACTGCTATCGGGTGGCGGGTACCGTGGGCCTAATGTCCCTTGAAGTGATGGGGGGCAACCCCTTTAGCGATCGCCTCTGCTCGCCTTGGGTTGATCCCTACCATGCCAAAGGCAGCCTGAGGGATCAGGCTATTGCCTTGGGCATTGCCAACCAACTCACCAATATCCTGCGGGATGTTGGCGAAGATATGCGGCGCGGGCGTATCTACTTGCCCCTTGAGGATTTACGGGCCTTCAACTACACCGAAGCCGATTTACAGCGGGGGGTCATCGACGATCGCTGGCGCGCCTTAATGCAATTCCAGATTCAGCGGGCGCGGGACTTTTACCGCGAAGCAGAAGTGGGGGTGGCCTACCTTGAGCGGGATGCCCGCTGGCCGGTGTGGTCTGCCCTGATGCTCTATCGCCAGATTTTGGATGTCATTGAGCGCAATGGCTACGATGTGTTTAATCGCCGTGCCTTTGTCTCAGATCTGCGCAAAATGCTCTTTATTCCCATTTCGTGGTTTAAGGCCACATTCTAG
- the pds gene encoding 15-cis-phytoene desaturase, with amino-acid sequence MQVAIAGGGLAGLACAKYLVDAGHTPLVFERASVLGGLVAAWQDADGDWVETGLHAFFGAYPNMLQLLAELGISDRLQWKRHALIFNQPEKPGVLSWFDVPDLPSPINVLLSILRNNDMLTWEQKFRFALGLWPAIVRGQKYVEAMDKYTLLEWLERQGIDERVNSDIFIAASKALTFINPDEVSATIPLTAMNRFLRERYGSKIAFLDGAPPERLCQPIVDYVTARGGEVHTNVALRDIVLNEDLTVQCFVMADTTGQNRFEVTADAYVSAMSVDAIKLLLPKPWQEMPFFQKLNGLEGVPVINVQIWFDRKLPTVDHLLFSRSPLLSVYADMSETCKGYADPDKSMLELVLAPAAEWIGRSDAEIIEATLAELAKLFPNHLPEPAKVLKTAVVKTPRSVYKATPGRQAFRPEQATPIANFFLSGSYTMQPYLGSMEGAVLSGKLTAQAIAQQSPMPSTQTVANAATA; translated from the coding sequence ATGCAAGTTGCAATTGCCGGTGGTGGTCTAGCAGGCTTAGCCTGTGCCAAGTACTTAGTTGATGCGGGGCATACCCCCCTTGTCTTCGAGCGCGCCAGTGTTTTGGGCGGCTTGGTGGCCGCGTGGCAAGATGCCGATGGTGACTGGGTAGAAACCGGTTTGCACGCCTTCTTTGGTGCCTACCCCAACATGCTGCAACTGCTCGCAGAACTGGGCATTAGCGATCGCCTGCAATGGAAGCGGCACGCCTTGATCTTCAACCAGCCGGAAAAACCGGGGGTGCTCTCTTGGTTTGATGTGCCCGATCTTCCCTCTCCCATCAACGTTCTGCTCTCGATCCTGCGCAATAACGATATGCTGACGTGGGAGCAAAAATTCCGCTTTGCCTTGGGCTTGTGGCCAGCCATTGTGCGGGGGCAAAAGTACGTCGAGGCCATGGACAAATACACCCTCCTAGAATGGCTAGAGCGGCAAGGCATTGATGAGCGGGTGAACTCGGATATTTTCATTGCCGCCTCTAAAGCCCTCACGTTTATTAACCCCGATGAAGTCTCGGCCACGATTCCCCTCACGGCTATGAACCGCTTCCTGCGGGAACGTTACGGTTCCAAAATTGCCTTTCTGGACGGCGCACCACCCGAACGCCTTTGCCAGCCGATTGTGGACTATGTCACAGCGCGGGGAGGCGAAGTCCACACCAACGTTGCCCTGCGGGACATTGTCCTCAACGAGGATCTGACCGTGCAGTGCTTTGTGATGGCGGATACCACAGGTCAGAACCGATTTGAAGTTACCGCCGATGCCTATGTGTCAGCGATGTCCGTGGATGCCATCAAGCTCCTGCTGCCCAAGCCATGGCAAGAGATGCCCTTTTTCCAAAAATTAAACGGCCTTGAGGGGGTGCCGGTGATCAATGTCCAGATTTGGTTTGACCGCAAGCTACCGACCGTGGATCATCTGCTCTTTTCGCGATCGCCCCTGCTGAGCGTCTATGCCGATATGAGTGAAACCTGCAAGGGCTATGCCGACCCCGACAAATCGATGCTGGAGTTGGTGCTAGCGCCAGCGGCGGAGTGGATTGGTCGCTCCGATGCCGAAATTATCGAAGCGACACTTGCCGAACTGGCAAAATTATTTCCAAATCACCTGCCGGAACCTGCTAAAGTGCTGAAAACGGCGGTTGTGAAAACCCCCCGCTCGGTTTACAAAGCAACCCCCGGTCGCCAAGCCTTCCGTCCCGAGCAGGCCACCCCCATTGCCAACTTCTTCCTATCCGGCAGCTACACAATGCAGCCCTACCTAGGGAGTATGGAAGGGGCGGTACTTTCTGGTAAGCTGACAGCGCAGGCGATCGCCCAGCAGTCCCCTATGCCCTCTACTCAGACTGTCGCCAATGCTGCAACTGCCTAG
- a CDS encoding FAD-dependent hydroxylase — translation MVRSSLPLDTVAPATPLQLPAVDVAIVGAGIVGLSLACALCQSDLRVALIEAVPTSGAIAKGQAYALHQVSRRFFSEIGVWDALAPRIQPFEQVQLSDGRFGQTVLFQPQDLGTAVIGYVAEHGVLLDALQAALQEATNVTLYCPWRVIESHGGKEVAQLTLVSGDPERPQVAHLKARLVVAADGGKSPLRQQMGVKPRGWHYPQSCVVATLQVAHPEPVLAYERFWPTGPMGVLPLPGDRYRVVWTLPHEMATAVLALEDQAFLERLRPHLDPKMAPITGVSERFLFPTQLMQVNTYVGDRCVVIGDAAHRCHPVGGQGLNLGLRDVWTLATLLRASPAAEIGNPQQLQQFQRRRYWQNSLTLAFTDLLNRLFSNQWLPLVLLRRGGLLALRSVPLLRQGVLRFMAGVLFPLP, via the coding sequence ATGGTTCGTTCCTCTCTTCCCTTAGACACGGTGGCTCCTGCCACTCCCCTCCAATTACCCGCGGTGGATGTGGCGATTGTGGGGGCAGGTATTGTGGGTCTGAGCCTCGCCTGTGCCCTGTGCCAGAGTGACCTTAGGGTTGCCCTGATTGAAGCGGTGCCCACGTCAGGAGCGATCGCCAAAGGACAGGCCTACGCCCTGCATCAAGTCTCGCGCCGGTTTTTTAGTGAGATTGGGGTATGGGATGCCCTCGCACCACGGATTCAGCCCTTTGAGCAGGTACAACTTTCTGATGGCCGCTTTGGCCAAACCGTGCTGTTCCAACCGCAGGACTTAGGCACAGCGGTCATTGGCTACGTGGCCGAGCATGGGGTGCTCCTAGACGCCCTGCAAGCGGCTCTGCAAGAGGCCACGAATGTCACCCTCTATTGCCCATGGCGGGTGATAGAAAGCCACGGGGGCAAAGAGGTTGCCCAGCTAACCCTCGTCAGTGGCGATCCGGAGCGGCCACAGGTGGCTCACCTCAAAGCGCGCTTAGTTGTCGCTGCCGATGGGGGTAAATCGCCGCTGCGGCAGCAAATGGGCGTAAAACCACGGGGCTGGCATTATCCTCAGTCCTGTGTGGTGGCCACTTTACAGGTGGCGCATCCCGAGCCGGTGCTGGCCTACGAACGCTTTTGGCCCACAGGCCCGATGGGGGTCTTGCCCCTGCCGGGCGATCGCTACCGGGTTGTGTGGACGCTGCCCCACGAGATGGCCACTGCCGTGCTGGCTCTGGAGGATCAGGCGTTTTTAGAGCGGTTGCGCCCCCACCTTGACCCCAAAATGGCGCCGATTACGGGTGTCAGTGAACGCTTTCTGTTTCCGACCCAACTGATGCAGGTCAACACCTACGTGGGCGATCGCTGTGTGGTTATTGGCGATGCGGCTCACCGCTGCCATCCGGTGGGGGGGCAAGGCCTTAACTTGGGTTTACGGGATGTGTGGACCCTCGCCACCCTATTACGGGCTAGCCCGGCAGCAGAGATTGGCAACCCTCAGCAACTGCAACAGTTTCAGCGACGGCGATATTGGCAAAATAGCCTTACTCTGGCATTTACCGACCTCCTCAACCGTCTTTTTTCTAATCAGTGGCTGCCCCTTGTTCTGCTGCGGCGGGGTGGTCTTTTAGCGTTGCGATCGGTGCCCTTGCTGCGGCAAGGAGTCCTGCGGTTTATGGCAGGGGTGCTGTTCCCCCTACCTTAA
- a CDS encoding ABC transporter ATP-binding protein, whose protein sequence is MIAAPKSGRSSRFRRLLHYLRPHQTKIWAGVIALLVVNLLGTYLPLLIGTAIDELQDQFQFQRVVFYALLLIGLASLMWLIRMASRLWLFGAGRLVEFDLKQRIFEHLLRLEPSYFAENTAGDLINRATSDVDNIRRLVGFALLSAVNTLFAYGFTLPVMLAIHPGLSLGAIAVYPAVLFIVQSFSDRLRAEQLEVQQSLSDLSDLIQEDMSGIALIKIYGQEANEQRQFDRLNSELLVNNLVLAKTRNILFPLLGGMVSFSLLILLWFGSRMIADNTIQVGDFVALLLYIERLIFPTALLGFTITTYQRGEVSIDRVEAILSVEPRIQDAPDAVALPRQQVKGHLRFQDLSYTYPNRRSPVLDRLTFEIQPGEMVAIVGPIGCGKSTLASALPRLLEIGPNQIFLDGIDITRLRLADLRGAIAYVPQESFLFSTTIKNNIRYGEPEASDLKVIAAASQAQIHHEILNFPKQYETLVGERGITLSGGQRQRTALARALLVDAPILVLDDALASVDNQTASQILGVLHDHRQTVLFISHQLAAAATCDRILVMDQGRIVQQGSHSELIAMGGLYQSLWEQYQVEATLQSEGN, encoded by the coding sequence ATGATTGCTGCCCCTAAGTCTGGTCGCTCTAGCCGCTTCCGCCGCCTCCTACACTACCTACGCCCCCACCAAACAAAGATCTGGGCGGGGGTGATTGCGCTGTTGGTGGTGAACCTCCTCGGTACCTATTTGCCGCTGCTGATTGGCACCGCCATTGACGAGCTACAGGATCAATTTCAGTTTCAGCGGGTGGTGTTCTACGCGCTGCTGTTGATTGGTTTGGCCTCCTTGATGTGGCTGATTCGCATGGCCTCGCGGTTGTGGCTGTTTGGGGCGGGGCGCCTAGTGGAGTTTGACCTGAAGCAACGTATTTTTGAGCACCTGCTGCGCCTAGAACCCAGTTACTTTGCCGAAAATACCGCCGGAGATCTGATTAACCGTGCCACAAGCGATGTGGATAATATCCGCCGCTTAGTGGGGTTTGCGCTCCTGAGTGCAGTGAATACTCTTTTTGCCTACGGCTTTACGCTGCCGGTGATGCTGGCGATTCATCCGGGGTTGAGTTTGGGGGCGATCGCGGTCTATCCGGCGGTGTTATTCATTGTCCAAAGTTTTAGCGATCGCCTGCGAGCCGAGCAACTGGAGGTGCAACAGAGCCTCTCGGATCTCAGTGATCTGATTCAAGAGGACATGAGTGGCATTGCCCTCATTAAAATCTACGGCCAAGAAGCCAACGAGCAACGCCAATTTGATCGCCTCAACTCGGAGCTACTCGTCAATAACTTAGTCTTGGCCAAAACCCGGAATATCCTCTTTCCGCTACTGGGGGGCATGGTCAGCTTTAGCCTCCTGATTTTGCTCTGGTTTGGCAGTCGCATGATTGCCGACAACACCATTCAGGTAGGGGATTTTGTTGCCCTATTGCTGTATATTGAACGGCTGATTTTTCCCACCGCTCTGCTAGGCTTTACCATTACCACCTACCAGCGGGGTGAAGTGAGTATCGATCGGGTGGAAGCCATTCTGAGTGTGGAACCCCGCATCCAAGATGCCCCCGATGCGGTAGCGCTACCGCGGCAGCAGGTCAAAGGGCACCTGCGCTTTCAAGACCTCAGCTACACCTATCCCAACCGCCGCAGCCCAGTGTTGGATCGGCTCACGTTTGAGATTCAGCCGGGAGAGATGGTGGCCATTGTTGGCCCCATTGGCTGTGGCAAATCCACACTGGCCAGCGCACTGCCCCGCCTGTTGGAGATCGGCCCGAACCAGATTTTCCTCGATGGCATTGATATTACGCGGTTACGCTTAGCGGATCTACGGGGCGCGATCGCCTACGTGCCCCAAGAAAGCTTTTTATTTAGCACCACGATTAAGAACAACATCCGCTACGGCGAACCGGAGGCCAGCGACCTAAAAGTGATTGCTGCCGCCAGCCAAGCGCAAATTCACCACGAAATTCTCAACTTTCCTAAGCAGTACGAGACCCTTGTGGGGGAGCGGGGCATTACCCTCTCGGGGGGTCAGCGGCAGCGCACCGCCCTTGCCCGTGCCCTGTTGGTGGATGCGCCAATTCTGGTGCTTGACGATGCTCTTGCCAGTGTAGATAATCAAACCGCCAGTCAAATTCTGGGGGTCTTACATGACCACCGCCAAACGGTGCTGTTTATCTCTCATCAATTGGCCGCCGCCGCCACCTGCGATCGCATTCTGGTCATGGATCAGGGACGCATTGTCCAGCAGGGGAGCCACAGTGAACTCATCGCCATGGGGGGGCTTTACCAGTCCCTCTGGGAGCAGTACCAAGTGGAGGCCACGCTGCAATCGGAGGGCAATTAG
- the egtC gene encoding ergothioneine biosynthesis protein EgtC, with product MCRLYAYMGRKTSLAHALVDSPHSLLVQSYRPREMTSGLLNADGFGVGWYHSRQDIPPFLYRQVIPMWHDVNFVEHLSRFIEAPCFLANVRSATVGQPLQLTNTQPFRWGRWLGVHNGFIDHFRQTLYRPMRDRLSDICYNIVEGSTDSEHLFALFCNELVLNPQLSPVMVLRQTLQITFSLAQAARTSVSAAIILTDGMYILAGRCSRSVPPPTLYWSQDAEKVQVASEPLDQENEWYPLPENKLLLMSLQSEPEIYSF from the coding sequence ATGTGCCGTCTCTACGCTTATATGGGTCGCAAAACCAGTCTTGCCCATGCCCTTGTGGATAGTCCCCATTCACTGCTGGTACAAAGCTATCGCCCTCGCGAAATGACCTCAGGGCTACTCAATGCCGATGGGTTTGGGGTGGGTTGGTACCACAGCCGTCAAGATATTCCCCCCTTTCTCTATCGGCAGGTGATACCCATGTGGCACGATGTTAACTTTGTCGAGCATCTGAGCCGCTTTATTGAAGCCCCCTGCTTTCTGGCCAATGTCCGCAGTGCAACCGTTGGCCAACCGCTGCAACTGACCAATACCCAACCCTTTCGCTGGGGGCGCTGGCTGGGGGTACACAATGGCTTTATTGATCATTTTCGTCAGACGCTGTACCGTCCCATGCGCGATCGCCTATCGGACATCTGCTACAACATTGTGGAAGGGTCAACGGATTCAGAACACCTCTTTGCCCTCTTTTGTAATGAATTGGTCTTGAACCCCCAGCTTTCCCCCGTGATGGTACTGCGGCAAACCCTTCAGATTACCTTTTCCCTTGCCCAAGCGGCGCGCACCAGTGTTAGCGCGGCGATTATTCTCACCGATGGTATGTATATTTTGGCAGGACGTTGCTCTCGCTCGGTGCCACCACCAACCCTCTACTGGAGTCAGGATGCCGAGAAAGTGCAAGTGGCTTCTGAACCCTTGGATCAAGAGAACGAGTGGTATCCCCTGCCAGAAAACAAGCTGCTGTTAATGAGTTTACAGAGTGAGCCGGAAATTTACTCCTTTTAG
- a CDS encoding SUMF1/EgtB/PvdO family nonheme iron enzyme: MSRKFTPFSPALTQAYRDRDFFGQAWQQQRQQTLALIQDLPEANLRAQPHPLYSPVGWHLGHIGFTEALWLLNQPDHPAVSDRYRYWFAADGRPKAERQQLPARAELLGYLAEIRQEASDRLWGLSEAQWQQEARLWWWILQHEAQHSETLQMVLAMQGCLNRYPAAVPEDAPPFIVPAGEYSLGSNDLLALDNEQPSHRVWSTPFAIDSAPVTWQQFLHFVKNGGYQRREWWSAAGWQWRERHGITAPFYPMPATQLNVPVWGLSFYEAQAYGHSQGKRLPSEQEWEIACQLGLPHTGLVWEWSQTLFAPYAGFQSYPYRGYSTPYFDGEHYVLKGGSAWTQPLLKRPAFRNWYLPSTREVFAGARYIVPDALVSQV, from the coding sequence GTGAGCCGGAAATTTACTCCTTTTAGCCCCGCGTTAACACAGGCCTATCGCGATCGAGATTTTTTTGGGCAGGCATGGCAGCAGCAGCGGCAGCAGACCCTCGCCCTCATTCAAGATTTACCGGAAGCGAACCTGCGCGCTCAGCCCCACCCCCTCTACAGTCCGGTTGGCTGGCACCTCGGCCATATTGGCTTTACGGAAGCGCTGTGGCTGCTGAACCAACCCGATCACCCCGCCGTGAGCGATCGCTACCGCTATTGGTTTGCCGCCGATGGCCGTCCTAAAGCCGAACGACAACAGTTACCCGCCCGGGCAGAGTTACTGGGTTACCTTGCCGAGATTCGCCAGGAGGCCAGCGATCGCCTTTGGGGGCTGTCTGAAGCCCAGTGGCAACAGGAGGCACGGCTGTGGTGGTGGATTTTGCAGCACGAAGCCCAGCACAGCGAAACCCTGCAAATGGTCTTGGCCATGCAAGGCTGCCTGAACAGGTATCCCGCCGCCGTCCCTGAGGATGCGCCGCCGTTTATTGTGCCCGCGGGCGAGTACTCCCTTGGCAGTAATGATCTGTTGGCGTTGGATAATGAACAACCCAGCCATAGGGTCTGGAGTACCCCCTTTGCCATTGACTCCGCCCCCGTCACATGGCAACAATTCCTGCACTTTGTCAAAAATGGTGGCTACCAGCGACGGGAATGGTGGTCAGCCGCCGGGTGGCAGTGGCGCGAACGCCATGGGATTACAGCCCCCTTTTACCCGATGCCAGCAACGCAGTTGAATGTACCCGTGTGGGGGTTGAGTTTTTATGAAGCACAAGCCTACGGCCACTCCCAAGGGAAGCGTTTGCCCAGCGAACAGGAATGGGAAATTGCCTGCCAATTGGGGTTACCCCACACGGGCTTGGTGTGGGAGTGGAGCCAAACTCTCTTTGCCCCCTACGCAGGGTTTCAGAGCTATCCCTACCGCGGTTACTCTACCCCCTACTTTGATGGCGAACACTACGTTCTCAAGGGGGGCAGTGCCTGGACGCAACCGCTGCTCAAACGTCCGGCGTTTCGGAATTGGTACCTGCCCTCCACCCGCGAGGTTTTTGCGGGGGCAAGGTATATTGTGCCGGATGCCCTAGTGTCGCAGGTTTGA
- a CDS encoding chromophore lyase CpcT/CpeT, which yields MSHATDVLTLGRWMAADFSNQAQAFENPPFYAHIRVCMRPLPTGVLEGVALYVEQAYDYLLGVPYRTRVLQLLPAADHIVIKNYVLKDEKRFFGAARDRHRLEQLTADDLELLCGCNMLTYWTGHSFRGEVEPGKACKVVRKGRETYLDSTFEIDGDRFISHDRGRDPQTDEHVWGSVAGPFHFVRWQSFADEVLA from the coding sequence ATGAGCCACGCCACCGATGTGTTGACCCTTGGCCGTTGGATGGCCGCCGATTTTAGTAATCAGGCCCAAGCCTTTGAAAATCCGCCCTTCTATGCCCACATTCGTGTGTGTATGCGCCCTTTACCCACTGGTGTGCTAGAGGGGGTGGCGCTTTACGTTGAGCAAGCTTACGACTATCTACTGGGGGTCCCCTACCGCACGCGGGTGTTGCAACTGCTCCCTGCGGCGGATCACATTGTGATTAAGAACTATGTGCTCAAGGATGAGAAGCGCTTTTTTGGGGCGGCGCGCGATCGCCACCGCCTAGAGCAGCTAACAGCAGACGACTTAGAGCTACTGTGCGGCTGTAATATGCTCACCTACTGGACGGGTCACAGTTTTCGCGGCGAAGTGGAACCCGGCAAAGCCTGTAAGGTGGTGCGCAAGGGGCGTGAAACCTACTTGGACAGTACCTTTGAAATTGATGGCGATCGCTTCATCAGCCATGATCGCGGGCGGGATCCCCAGACCGATGAGCACGTGTGGGGATCAGTCGCCGGACCGTTTCACTTTGTGCGTTGGCAGAGCTTTGCCGATGAGGTGCTGGCCTAA
- the lgt gene encoding prolipoprotein diacylglyceryl transferase, translated as MLAVFQSPGATLNLGILSLRWYGLLIALAVFIGIWLSQRLARQRQMDSDAIADVAIWLVIGAIPAARLYYVAFNWGYYQSHLEQVVQIWRGGIAIHGAILGGMAAMALFTYWHRMSFWQLADVIAPSLILGQAIGRWGNFFNSEAFGAPTDLPWKLYIPVYQRPPDLLSEAYYHPTFLYESLWNLGVFVLLLWLFGQPRYQKPGTLLLTYAIAYSLGRFWIEGLRLDSLMLGPLRIAQVVSLVCIGLGAWGLFRLYRQGKSLPDWAST; from the coding sequence ATGCTTGCTGTGTTTCAATCCCCGGGGGCAACGCTGAATCTGGGGATTCTGTCCCTCCGCTGGTATGGGTTGCTGATTGCCCTTGCCGTTTTTATCGGTATCTGGCTCAGTCAGCGGCTGGCACGGCAGCGGCAAATGGACTCCGATGCCATTGCCGACGTTGCTATTTGGTTGGTCATCGGAGCTATTCCAGCCGCTCGCCTTTATTACGTCGCCTTTAACTGGGGCTACTATCAGAGCCATCTTGAACAGGTGGTGCAGATTTGGCGCGGCGGTATCGCCATTCACGGTGCCATTTTGGGGGGCATGGCAGCAATGGCGCTGTTTACCTACTGGCACCGCATGTCCTTTTGGCAACTGGCGGATGTCATTGCCCCCTCCCTGATTCTGGGACAGGCGATTGGCCGTTGGGGCAATTTTTTTAACTCCGAAGCCTTTGGTGCCCCCACCGACCTGCCGTGGAAACTGTATATTCCGGTGTATCAGCGGCCACCGGACTTGCTCTCAGAGGCCTACTACCACCCGACCTTTCTTTACGAGTCCCTGTGGAACCTAGGGGTTTTTGTCCTGCTCCTGTGGTTATTTGGCCAGCCCCGCTACCAAAAGCCGGGCACCCTCTTACTCACCTATGCTATTGCCTACAGCTTGGGTCGCTTTTGGATTGAAGGCTTACGCTTAGATAGCCTGATGCTCGGGCCGCTGCGGATTGCCCAGGTGGTGAGTTTAGTCTGTATTGGCTTGGGGGCTTGGGGCCTATTTCGCCTGTACCGTCAGGGCAAATCCTTACCCGATTGGGCGTCTACTTAG
- the rplT gene encoding 50S ribosomal protein L20 — protein MARVKRGNVARKRRKKILKLAKGYRAGHSKLFRTANQVVMKALCNAYRDRRRRKRDFRRLWIARINAAARQHGMSYSQLIGALKKADIQLNRKMLAQLAVLDADAFATVISTARSA, from the coding sequence ATGGCAAGGGTTAAACGGGGCAATGTTGCCCGCAAACGGCGTAAAAAAATTCTTAAGTTAGCTAAGGGCTATCGTGCTGGCCACTCTAAGCTGTTCCGGACAGCGAATCAGGTGGTCATGAAGGCACTGTGCAACGCCTATCGCGATCGCCGACGACGCAAACGGGACTTTCGGCGGCTCTGGATTGCCCGCATTAATGCCGCCGCCCGGCAGCACGGTATGAGCTACAGCCAACTCATCGGTGCCCTCAAAAAAGCGGATATTCAACTCAATCGCAAAATGCTAGCCCAGCTTGCTGTACTCGATGCGGATGCCTTTGCCACCGTGATCAGCACGGCGCGCTCCGCATAA